From the Halobellus litoreus genome, the window CGTGGCGTTCTTCGCGGCGATTTTCGGGGGCGCGGGCCTCCTTGCGGCTGGGGGCGCGCCTCGGACGGTAGGGGTGGGGGTGTTCGCGATCGTCGGCGGACTCTTCGTGCTCGCGTACTTCCTCGTCGCGTTCTTCATCCAGTTTTACGCCCACGCGATCGTCCTGCGGGACGCGGGGATCGTCGCGGGCTTCACGCGGAGCGTCGGCCTCGTCCGTCGGAACCTCCTGCAGGTTCTCGCGTACTCGCTGCTGCTGCTCGTCGGCAGCGTCGTCTTCGGCGGCATCGGCGGCGTCGCCTCGCTGCTGGTGTCCTCGCAACCGACACCGTTCCCGCTGCCGGAGCCCTCGCTGCCGCTGTTGATCGGAGCCGGCGCGGTCTACGTGGTCGCGATCGCGATTCTGGGCGGGTTCTACGCCACCTATTCGGTCGCCTTCTACCGCGCTCTCGAAGACGCGAGTCCGACGGCGTAGCGGGGCCGCCTCGGTCAATCGACCCGCCTCGTTCCGCCGCTCTGCCCCAGACGGTCAGTCCATCGCGGTTCGTCGTCCGCCCACGACCCGTCAGTCCGTCTGCGCGTACTCTCGAATCACCGCGGCCTCGGCCTTCCGCACCAGTTCGCCGGCCGTGCTCGTCGAGCAGTCGAGGGACGCGGCGACGTCCGCGATAGTGCCCTCGCGGGGGACCTCGTAGTACCCCGCTTCGACCGCCGTCTCCAGCGCCGTCTGCTGCCTATCGGTGAGTCCGGACGGCGATTCCGCCCGCTCGAACCGGCGGACTCGCTCGATGTCGACGTCGGCGAGATCGGACAGCGCTTCGTGGAATGCACTGAGCGCCGCCGCCTCCCCGACCGCCTCGAACCGCACCGAGCCCGCCTCCAGGAAGACGACCGGCGGAACGAAGATCACGCGGGCGTCCGAGATCGCGCCCAGGAGCGCCGGCGCGAACTCGTAGTCGTCCTGCCGGAGGAACGCGTACGTCCCCTCGACGTCCTCGACGAAGGCGCTCACCCCGAGCGAGTCGATTGCGCGGACGGCGTCCGCCGTCGCGTCCGGGCTGCCGTCGAACCAGAACAGCGTCGTCGCGTCGGCCGTGGGACTCCACTGCAGCAACTCGGCGCGGGTGATCGGTCCGGCGTCGACGAGCCGCCGGTGCAGCGGGTGCAGGAGGTCCTCGGGGTACCTGGCCGAGAACTGAACGCGTTTCATTCCGTCGTCGAACGGTGTTCGGGCGGTCGGCATATCACTTCCTGTCTCCGATCGCAGACCCCGAATCGACGCCGACCCACCGGCGTGCGTCCCGCGAGTCGTCGCCTCGGACCGCTCGCGACGCTGGACGGCCCCGAATAGCTCTCCTCATTGGTGCTCCGCCAGAATCTCGGGGACCGAGCGGAGCAGCGTCCGCAGGTGATCGGCGTCGTCGAACACCCGCAGTTCCGCGGCCGGGAGGCTCGACGCGAAGCGCCGAACGCCCGAGATCGGAACGTTGGTGTCCCGTTCGCCGTGCCACAGCCTCACGTCCGCGCCGATCTCTCCCAGGTCTACGCCCCAGTCGGATCCGGCGTGTCCGAACTCGGTCACCACGCCGCTGCGGTGGTGGGCGACCGCTTCGAGGAAGTCCTCGCGGACCATTTCGGCCGCTCGCTCGGGAACTGTCGCCGCCGTGTCTCCCGTAGTGTACTGGGCCAGGACGAACGACGGGTCGCGGCGTCGCGCGAGCCACGCCTGCGCGCGGAACGCTCCGCGGAGGAGCGCAGGCGTCGTCGTCGCCATCCCGCGGAGGAGGCGCTGTACCGCGGGCGTCTCGTCGACGAACTCGGGCGGGGGAGCCCCGGCGACGACGTCGACCCGCTCGATCCGGTCCGGACGCGTTGCTGCGGCGGCGAACGCGTACGGTGCGCCGCCCGAGAACGCGACGAGGCCCGCCGTGTCGACGCCGACGTCGTCGAGCACCGGGGCGACGAAGCGTTCGGCGTCCCGGACCGATCGCTCCGGCCACGGCGACGACCGGCCGTACCCGGGGCGGTCGGGCGCGAGGATCCGAATCCCGTGCTCCCGTGCGGCCGCCTCGAACAGTTCCCCAAGTCGGCGGGACCCCGGCGTTCCGTGGAGAAACACCACCGGGGTGCCGCCCGCCGGTCCGTACGCCGCGTACGTGAGTCGGCGGTCCGCCGCCAGCGACACGGTCGTCGTTCGCTCTCGGTCTCGCGGGGCTTCCCCGCGGGACGATCGGGGGGCTTGCGTCATCATACGTCGGAGTAGGTCCACTGTTCCCGTGGATGTGGTGCCGTATTGATCCGGCGGTTTTTACGTCTCTTCGGTCCGTCGGCCGCTCGCGCTGCGATTCCGTTCGGCTCGGCTACTGATTCTGACTCTGCGTGACCGACCCCTCTTCGTGGGGCTGGACGACGACGAACCCCTCGGATCCCGTGAACTCCATCTGGATAGACTCGCCGGAGGTCTGCCCGATCTCGAACTTCTTGTTCATCTCGAACGACGGCGAGAGGTCGGCGCTCCAGGCGACGGTGGCGTCCGGGTCGGTGAAGACGGGCGGCGTCATCACGATCGGATCGCCGTGCGTCGTGATCGCGAGTTCTCCGGGGCCGGTGAGGTAGACGTTGGTCAGACCGCCGGCGGCCATCCCCGAGAGGCTGCTGACGGTGTTGATCTCGTACTCG encodes:
- a CDS encoding alpha/beta fold hydrolase, which produces MMTQAPRSSRGEAPRDRERTTTVSLAADRRLTYAAYGPAGGTPVVFLHGTPGSRRLGELFEAAAREHGIRILAPDRPGYGRSSPWPERSVRDAERFVAPVLDDVGVDTAGLVAFSGGAPYAFAAAATRPDRIERVDVVAGAPPPEFVDETPAVQRLLRGMATTTPALLRGAFRAQAWLARRRDPSFVLAQYTTGDTAATVPERAAEMVREDFLEAVAHHRSGVVTEFGHAGSDWGVDLGEIGADVRLWHGERDTNVPISGVRRFASSLPAAELRVFDDADHLRTLLRSVPEILAEHQ
- a CDS encoding helix-turn-helix domain-containing protein, with product MKRVQFSARYPEDLLHPLHRRLVDAGPITRAELLQWSPTADATTLFWFDGSPDATADAVRAIDSLGVSAFVEDVEGTYAFLRQDDYEFAPALLGAISDARVIFVPPVVFLEAGSVRFEAVGEAAALSAFHEALSDLADVDIERVRRFERAESPSGLTDRQQTALETAVEAGYYEVPREGTIADVAASLDCSTSTAGELVRKAEAAVIREYAQTD